Sequence from the Streptomyces sp. NBC_00358 genome:
GTGGGGCAGACAGCAGCCGCACACCCTGGAGACCAAGCAGGAGGTGCTGCGCCGGTACAGCGACGCCCTCGGCGGCGCGTCCCCGCTCTTCCGCTTCATGCAGGAGAACCAGGCGACGGTGCGCGAGCTGAGCATCGGCGAGACCTTCAAGGACCGCATGATCAGCATGCTGGAGATCATCAAGGAGCCCGAGTCGCCGCTGACCGACCAGGTCCGCTGCATCAGCGCGCTCTTCACGATGCACGCCGGCATGTTCGTCCTCAAGGACGTCGAAGGCGACCCCGAGGACAAGCGCAAGGCCGTCCTGGAGGTCGCGATCGATCTGGTGACACAGGCCCACGGGGGCGGAGCGGCCCACGGAGGCGGAGCTTTCTAGCGCCGCTTCCCGACGCCGGGGCTCCGCCTCGGGCTCTGCTCCGGCACACCCCGCCGGGCTCCGCGCCGGGTCACCGGCGCGGGTGGATCAGACCTTCACACCCATGCCGTGCAGGAACACGACGGGGTTGATGGCCGAGCCGTAGTTCGGGGTCGTACGGATCTCGAAGTGCAGGTGCGGGCCACTGGAGTTACCGGTGTTGCCGGACAGGGCTATGTGCTGACCGGTGGCGACGACCTGGCCGACGCGCACGTCGATGCGCGACAGGTGGGCGTACTGCGAGTACTTGCCGTTGGCGTGCTTGATGACGATGGCGTTGCCGTACGCCGGACCGTCACCGGCGCCGTTGCCGCCCGCCTTGACGACGGTGCCGCCGTGCGCGGCCATGACGTTGGTGCCCTGCGGCACGGCGAAGTCCTGGCCGGAGTGCTTGTGGGCCCACATGCCGCCGGCCTGGTCGAAGGTGGCGGACAGGGTGTACTTCGCCACCGGGTCGATCCAGGAGGCGGCCTTCTTGGCGACAGCCTTCTTCGCGACGGCGGCCTTGTTGGCGGCCGCGGCCTTCTTCACCGCGGCGGCCTTGGCCTGAGCGGCGGCCTGCGTCTGTACGGCGTTGGCCGCGGTGACGGTCGCGCTGGTGTTGACGCCCGTTTCGGCGGCGGTCGCGACCCCTGCACCCAGTACGGCCGTGGCGCCCAGGCCGACGGCCAGGACGGCCGCCCGAGTGCGAACCAGCGACGTGAGGGACTTGCGGGACGTGACGCGCTTCGACATGAATACCTCGCGGAGACGGGGACAAGGGACTGAACAACCACTGCGGCGCGGTGCCTGCCGCCGAGTGGGCCATTCATTGGTAACCCGC
This genomic interval carries:
- a CDS encoding TetR/AcrR family transcriptional regulator, producing the protein MGGTMDGTKRQRRGDTRQRIQDVALELFSEQGYEKTSLREIAEHLDVTKAALYYHFKTKEEILISLFEDLTRPLDELIEWGRQQPHTLETKQEVLRRYSDALGGASPLFRFMQENQATVRELSIGETFKDRMISMLEIIKEPESPLTDQVRCISALFTMHAGMFVLKDVEGDPEDKRKAVLEVAIDLVTQAHGGGAAHGGGAF
- a CDS encoding M23 family metallopeptidase translates to MSKRVTSRKSLTSLVRTRAAVLAVGLGATAVLGAGVATAAETGVNTSATVTAANAVQTQAAAQAKAAAVKKAAAANKAAVAKKAVAKKAASWIDPVAKYTLSATFDQAGGMWAHKHSGQDFAVPQGTNVMAAHGGTVVKAGGNGAGDGPAYGNAIVIKHANGKYSQYAHLSRIDVRVGQVVATGQHIALSGNTGNSSGPHLHFEIRTTPNYGSAINPVVFLHGMGVKV